The nucleotide sequence ttttgtaAGTCgaacgtccaacacggcttccaattgagtgaaagaagctcctgcagccaatcggaagccgttctttggtttgtgaacgttttcagaagtcgaacggacttctggaatggatcctgttcaagaaccaaggtacagcaCTTCATTCATTCACTTTAACCCGACACTGGAGCTATTTTCATGACATGTAAAATCTGTACACAAATCATCAGAAATTGAAAGGAGGCCTAAATTCACTTTGGCATTTATGACTGGCTGTGAATCGCCAGGGTTTCGGACAGGCTCTTCCACAAGCgaacctggaggtgctggggattaaacctggaaccttctgcatatgAAACAGATGCTGCCACTGAACTTCTGTAGGTGCCTGGGCCACTAAGGGAATAGAAAGAAGGGCAAGGGAAAtgtcttttaccatatgtggCCTGTCTGCAAGGCTTTTTAAAACTGTTGAACATAATATTCATTCTTATGATTGAACCATGCAATTGTAGAAATTGGAAAGGGACACGAGGATCATCTATACCTATTATACTAAAGGGTTGGTATAAAATGTCTCAAGAAAAGGGATATTATACATGCAGAAGAGGGCAAGTGCAGCCAGAGTTTTGCTTGCTGAGGTTGTTGACTATTTTTAAGTTGTCCAGTTATTGAGACCAATGTGCGTGCATCTCTTGAAATGGACAGGTCACAAAACAAAGGTGGTTGTGACTATTTAGAATTTGCCATTTGTTAAGCTCTTAAAACAAATGACATGATTGCTGCAGAAGTCCTGATGTCATGGAGAAAATCCTGCATAAGTATGTTCAGCATTGACTAATCTGAAATTAGAAACAAGGTGGGGAAATCAGTCTGAGCTCTAAAACTCCTTCAAATTAATTGGGTTCCTCCTTTGTGGTAGGCAATAGCCCTCTGTGCCACTGTAAGATTCCAGTTTTTTATATAATATGAACCGCCCTAAACCCTtgtgatgaagggcaatatataatctgataaataacaacaacaacaacaacaacacaatctcATTATCAACTGATGATGCAAGTCTGAGTAAAAGAAACATCGACTGTGGGCTTTTTCCTGCAATCAAGAGTCCTGCTCATTTGAAACCCGTTTCCCTTTCATCTGAAAAGACATTGTACACAAATACTTTGTGGGAAGCTTCAGAAAGTGAGAACTTCTAATATGATATACCTTCGCCACTCATGAACTTTGGAAAAAAATCATCCCAAGAACCGACATCTGGAAGGACAGGGTTTTTGTTGTAAAAATGGTAATAGGATACAGCGGCATCTTTGGGATTTCGGAATACAACCAGCATctatttcaaaagaaagaaagagatattAGATTTTGTTGCTTAAAGCAAGTTATGTCATCCGGTGATATGAACTACAGTTGACTAGCAACTTGAGCAGGGGTTAGGTTCCGAGAATTGCATGTGAAGCTGAAATCTTGTGTAGCCACAACAACCCCAGAACCTCCCCTGTGTAAACACCCCAAACCTTCCAGGGCTGAAGCAGGCTATTGGCCCCCATGCAAGGCAGAGAGCTGTTATGCTCTCAGTCTTTCTTGCTGGGCTCTGGGACAGAGCCTCTCACACAGGTTTTAGGAGACTTCGTCAATATCTCATAGGAGACTAGTAACTTACCTTCACCTTTTTCTCAATAAAGGATTTGGGAATGTTATCATAATGGAGATGTGTAGAAATAATACGTGGAGAAGGCTGCTTTTCCAGCTCCTGGAATGAGAATTAAAGGAATGTtgatttgttgttgtcatttcaGGATCTAGGGAAGTTGTTATTTCCTCCTTTTTATTGATTCATATAATTGGGGGGGAAATTAGTACTTTGAGTTACATGATTAAAATAGAAAACAACAAAGTGAACAATGGGTttggagtagtagtagtactactacAATTATACAAATCTATTATTCTAAATACTCACTCTTACCCCCCATTTTACCTCATAAACTTATTAAAGTCATCTCCCCCCCATCATGGAAGCACAGGAATATTAGTAGCAATGATTCCCAGTGGAATAGCCGTGTTAGCCTTTCACAGCAAAAATGATGActcatcaccatcatttatttatacccggcccatctagctgggtttccccagccacactgggtggctcccaacagaatattaaaaacacaataaaacatcaaacattaaaaacttccctaaaaaggtgaagggacccctgaccattaggtccagtcgtggccgactctggggttgcagcgctcatctcgctttattggccgagggagccagcgtacagcgtacatgtggccagcatgactaagccgcttctggcgaaccagagcagcgcacggaaacgccgtttaccttcccgccagagcagtacctatttatctacttgcactttgacgtgctttcgaactgctaggttggaggagcagggaccgagcaatgggagctcaccccgtcgtggggattcgaaccgccgaccttctgattggcaagtcctaggctctgtggtttaacccacagcgccacccgcgtccccccaaaaaaacttccctatcacACCTTAAAAACTAACAGATTTTAGCATGAGATTCAGATACATTGTTATCCTGAGTTGCAATTATATTTACAGTATACAGGCTTGAGTGGTGTGGCTGTAAAAAGCGGTGTcagggggaaatgaaatgcagaaagtacaGATATTAGGGATAATTCACTGTTTTTGAGAAGCACCTCCATCAAGTAAATGGTTATTTCCTCTGAGGAACATAGGATGACATGCATAttctattttgctttccatttgtaaatagatttttaatgaaaagagGTATATTAAAATTTGATATAAATGGAGTATATTTTCTGTGTTTATCGAAAATTGGCTTCAATGTTCAACAAATCTAAATCTATCTCTTATATGCTACACAATCACATATAATAGCTGTAAAGTGTCCGCCTTCTGTGTGGCACATGTAAGCACTGATCATTTGCTGGAGTAATTTGGAAATCATGCCAACCTGAAGTTTTGTGGGCGGTCCAAATTCAAGTATTGGGCAGTTTTCTAGTGGTGGTAAGTCCTTGTAACTTGGAATTGCAGCTATCATGTCATTTACTATTTTGAGCATCCAGTTAGTACCTACAACATAAAAGCAATTAAGACATATATGGTTTGCTGGAGCGCATGTTACACAACCAAATGCAACGTTATGTTCATGTATGCCAGTCAACTTAAATCACAGATTTTCAACCAGTGGGTTGGGACCTGCAGGTGGGTCACAAGACCACACCGTGTCACAACAAAGCCATAGACACCATGCAAGGTTTGTTTGTCAAATTGCAACAGAAGGTACTTCCTCCCCACTTGGCCCCAGCCCAGCCTTGCCACAGCTTCCTCCCCACCTGCTGTTGGTAACATGCTGCCTGGCTTTGGAAGAGACTATCCTTTCCATTTCAGAGGCCTCACTGAGCCACATGGAGGTGTTGGGATTTTAGTTCCCACCAGCTGCAAAGAGGCAGCTGAATTTTTTTACATTATGTGATGTGTCTGATATGCCTGAgcatgagacaggaagtctcaacCAGTTCTCTGGCAGTTCTCAGTGTAATGGGGTGGAGTTACTGAAAGTGCCTTCCGCTTCTGGACTGAAGCAGTGTTGAGTCACAGACTCTTATGCTGTACTGCTTGGGTGAGCAGCCATGTTTTGTACAGTCAAATAAAGTAGCTGTGAGACTACGGACTGTTATCTTTCTTCTGTGATGGATTGCCAGAAGATCGTTAGTGTGTTcctctcagaagggagggatcgcTTATCACCGGTCTCTCTGGAGTGAAGATGGATTTTAGCCAGAGAGTGACCTCTGGAGAAAAGGCCCCGGTGTGCCTGGGAAGCTGGCAACCCTCCCGGGCAGGCGTTTTTTCCAACAGGAGGATGGGTTGTAACCAAGGACTTATGAGGCACACATCTCCTCTCCGCATAAAAGAGGGCCTTGAGTCGCTGCTCATGGCTGTTGTGGGGTGCTCAGCCACTGAGGAAAGAGGGAATCCAGGCACCCCAATATGTATTCACCTGGGACCCATTTCAGTTCATTTTGGGTATCAAATAAATACTGGCTTCCTTGTTCAAACTTTAATAGAAGGCACTTCCACACGACAGCTTATTATTCATTGTGGAGTCAGCTGCTCAGGTTTGCAGGTTTTGCATTCAAAATCCCCATTTATgaaaagcacaacaaaacatGGAAACTGTAAATCCAGATTACATGGGGGAAATAAACATATGAATTGTATGTGATCAGATAGCAATTGGTAACCCAATCCATTCCTCCTTAATTCCATTAAAAGCTGGATACTCACCACATTTGGGATAAGCAACAATCAGCCTATCGTCCTTTCTCGCTTCCAGGGCTGCCACTGCTTCAAAGGTCTCAAGACTACAAAGGCGTTTTGGATACAGCACTCCTCTGAATGTAAACAGCAGCTCCTCATTCTCCTTAGTTTGAGTTGTAGCTAAAATATTGTCTATATTTTCCACAAAACGCGGCTTTTTCTTGGCCATGCTTTACTCTTGTAGGCTGCCTCGGTCTTGTCACATTCCCTTTCAAGAGACAGACTTGGTTCTTCATAACCAGTAGTTGCACTATAAAGATATATTGGAGGACCTAGCAATTCTGAATCACAGGAACTTGTACACTATGTACCCAATTAAGCCTCTGACTTGGAACAGTCCCATTTTATGAAAATATGAATTACACAATATTGGCTGAGCTGGGTGCTTTCTCAGGGGAAAAATCACTTGGAAATGACATTGCAACACCCAAGGCCCTGTAGGGAGAGAAAAGCAGCCCAAAACCATTCCATTAAGTAGCTCCTTGTCTCTTTATGTAATTATAGCAGAGTGCATCCTTTCTTCTTTTGGTATTCTTTGGGAACTCTGTGAAACAAGCATTATAGAGCTTAAGAATGTGCTCTAGCATTTGAAAGTGTATCAAGTAAGATATGAAAGAGGTTTCTGGCATTCATATATCCACTTATTGGATTCCCACAGAAAGGTTCATTTCTGATTATATGGGATGGGGTGAGAATGCAGGCTCTTATTTTGTTGCCAATGGCATCCTTTGGTTCCTGAAAGAAACTTGCATGCACAAGGAGAACCCTAACCATCCTTCTGGAAGCACCCTTTGTTAACCACTCTGGGAAGTATATTGCAGGGGTGGAAAGCTATATATCCTACTAAAGAAATAACtgttaagtgtgtttaggattacagccaTAGTGTGCCAGTAATGCCACCCATAATTTTGTGTTAACTGTTGTTGCCTTATTGTCAGGAATGATCCATATGGACGAGGACCAATGCTTTAGGGAGCAGCAGAGCTACTTACATTAATGCAAGAGTTTTGCTCACTGTTTTGGGCTGTGCTATGCATACTGATTGTGCTGGAAAGTCAGTTTTGGAGGGCAAGATCTGCACAAACACACCGGAAGGGTAGGGAGATTGTTCTGTCTGCCAGGCAGAACTACTTGCATTGATGGAACCTTAGTGCAATGTTAAATTCCACCCATAGGCTCCcgtttgtaaaaaaataaaataaaaaattaaagtaaATTAA is from Podarcis raffonei isolate rPodRaf1 chromosome 3, rPodRaf1.pri, whole genome shotgun sequence and encodes:
- the LOC128411640 gene encoding sulfotransferase 6B1-like, whose protein sequence is MAKKKPRFVENIDNILATTQTKENEELLFTFRGVLYPKRLCSLETFEAVAALEARKDDRLIVAYPKCGTNWMLKIVNDMIAAIPSYKDLPPLENCPILEFGPPTKLQELEKQPSPRIISTHLHYDNIPKSFIEKKVKMLVVFRNPKDAAVSYYHFYNKNPVLPDVGSWDDFFPKFMSGEVCWKSYFDYILAWDKHVDEENVMIITYEELKENLHEGVKRIAEFYELPLSDEMIKSVAENSTFQAMSSKSEETHGRFAPVLFRKGAVGDWKTLFTEAQSQEMDAKFEECLAGTKLGAKLKYDQYCKF